A single genomic interval of Amblyomma americanum isolate KBUSLIRL-KWMA chromosome 11, ASM5285725v1, whole genome shotgun sequence harbors:
- the LOC144109611 gene encoding uncharacterized protein LOC144109611: MSLNDLQPNQVGADIFKLEHTAEVKHLAPIKRLSAVFNGREIMLGKTSYPDVCELLVVDRNSDEECRVVAGSRTQSKQHGLEQEVAAVAGPQELQRRISSSYEEGMGDAPVAVFDVFLDDDPQRRCTETNMEAPLLQTIAETGPS, from the exons ATGAGcctgaacgaccttcagcccaaccag gtAGGCGCCGACATCTTCAAGCTGGAGCACACGGCGGAAGTGAAACATCTGGCGCCCATCAAACGACTCTCGGCTGTGTTCAATGGCCGAGAAATCATGCTGGGCAAGACGAGCTACCCGGACGTGTGTGAACTCCTGGTGGTAGATCGGAACTCCGACGAAGAGTGTCGCGTGGTCGCTGGCAGTCGGACACAAAGCAAGCAACACGGGCTTGAGCAGGAG GTGGCAGCAGTGGCGGGGCCCCAAGAGCTTCAGCGTCGCATCAGCAGCTCGTACGAAGAGGGAATGGGCGACGCACCCGTGGCTGTGTTCGACGTCTTCCTGGACGACGACCCCCAGAGGCGCTGCACAGAGACCAACATGGAGGCGCCTCTGCTCCAGACGATCGCCGAGACGGGGCCCTCTTGA
- the LOC144109612 gene encoding neprilysin-2-like gives MSRHCDGGGCEALHEQLTAWVDPSANPCDDFYAHVCGRWTANHSATAAGQAVVSPRTLRLRQMELRLMAEFKRGTADGSLRWLARLWDSCRKPEAEPRSKEVFDNILSEHGLLGFPFSSQPTSGQGDGDDLSSAAARVLALSGISAIVDVRVVKWHPKKKNSSRDWASARPRWLARIGAPEPLFRDFSRMGDVHDEWYLTAAQGIAGHRDMRGLFRVEQALVELAAHRRGAGDYARTTVARLAHAPHWNWTRFLGIVFRGIATFGRRTPVLVKGGSFQRQLAALISQFGPVHMLNYLAFRLHIQYAPFLERRPRFLTLAQLSAAWQPGWHDGDPPDDVSDLRCLRLMTSAVPELMAFVYWNGARPRGRKRDRSKQEAQRSRGFRDMTRHLVDWTVRTAPHELERAHGRERSRISSLLRAIELLRHQLFLPEWLHKSRLRMRFAELAFADAEESPLVSWRGLLASRKRNALLKIADRGFETFWEGSALRDTPWLDADEEYLAVPPGAVDARFDDPAFFIHHVPSLGVDLARLFASRLGRTAAHNRRASLRLRLDLLSDCLRRQHHSARPSSDPAAREDMLDLLALRVALHVFRHQVARGSRRFHMGAFSSGANVTYGTDQLFFYEFAMDRCEAYDEAYLQQRTVNGLRSPAPTLVNGPLRNLRTFARAFNCSRGSPMSPERICKL, from the exons ATGTCCAGGCACTGCGACGGTGGGGGCTGCGAAGCCCTGCACGAGCAGCTGACCGCGTGGGTGGATCCCAGCGCGAATCCCTGCGACGATTTCTATGCGCACGTATGCGGCCGCTGGACGGCCAACCATTCGGCCACCGCAGCAGGACAGGCGGTGGTGTCGCCGCGGACACTGCGGCTTCGACAGATGGAGCTGCGACTCATGGCCGAGTTCAAGCGCGGCACGGCCGACGGGTCGCTGCGGTGGCTGGCGAGGCTGTGGGACTCCTGCCGGAAACCCGAGGCAGAGCCGCGGTCTAAGGAG GTATTCGACAACATCCTGTCCGAGCATGGTCTGCTGGGATTTCCCTTCAGCAGCCAGCCTACATCAGGACAGGGCGATGGAGACGACCTGTCATCGGCCGCGGCAAGGGTGCTGGCGCTCTCCGGTATTTCTGCCATTGTGGACGTGCGAGTCGTTAAG TGGCATCCCAAGAAGAAGAACTCTTCCCGCGACTGGGCGTCGGCGAGGCCGCGGTGGCTGGCACGGATCGGAGCCCCCGAGCCGCTGTTCCGGGACTTTTCCCGCATGGGCGACGTCCATGACGAGTGGTACCTGACGGCGGCGCAGGGCATCGCCGGCCACCGGGACATGCGCGGCCTGTTCCGCGTCGAGCAGGCGCTCGTCGAACTGGCGGCGCACCGGCGCGGCGCCGGCGACTACGCCCGCACTACCGTCGCCCGCCTCGCCCATGCACCCCACTGGAACTGGACGCGCTTCCTCGGCATCGTCTTCCGAG GCATCGCCACTTTCGGCCGACGGACCCCAGTGCTCGTGAAAGGCGGCTCCTTCCAGAGGCAGTTAGCCGCGCTCATTTCCCAGTTCGGCCCCGTCCATATGCTCAACTACCTGGCCTTCCGCTTGCACATCCAATACGCTCCTTTCCTGGAACGAAGGCCACGCTTCCTTACGCTGGCGCAGCTCTCGGCGGCATGGCAGCCCGGATGGCACGACGGCGACCCGCCGGATGACGTCAGCGACTTGCGCTGTCTGAGACTAATGACGAGCGCAGTTCCGGAGCTCATGGCTTTCGTCTACTGGAACGGTGCCCGGCCCAGAGGTCGGAAGCGGGACCGGAGCAAGCAGGAGGCGCAGCGATCGCGTGGCTTCCGGGACATGACCCGCCATCTGGTGGACTGGACTGTCAGGACGGCGCCCCACGAG CTTGAGCGCGCCCACGGCAGGGAGCGCAGTCGCATCTCGAGTCTCCTGAGGGCCATCGAGCTACTGCGGCACCAGCTGTTCCTACCCGAGTGGCTGCACAAATcgcgtctgcgcatgcgcttcgcCGAGCTCGCCTTCGCCGATGCCGAGGAGTCGCCATTGGTCTCGTGGAGAGGTCTTCTGGCCTCCAGGAAGAGGAACGCCCTGCTCAAAATCGCCGACCGGGGCTTCGAGACCTTCTGGGAG GGTTCAGCACTGAGGGATACGCCATGGCTGGACGCGGACGAAGAGTACCTAGCCGTACCACCTGGTGCCGTTGACGCCAG GTTCGACGACCCCGCTTTCTTCATTCACCACGTGCCCTCCCTGGGCGTCGACTTGGCTCGGCTTTTCGCGTCTCGGCTCGGCCGAACAGCCGCCCATAATCGCAGAGCCTCCTTGCGGCTGCGGCTGGACCTGCTGAGTGATTGTCTGCGTCGGCAGCATCATAGCGCGCGTCCTTCAAGCGATCCCGCCGCCCGCGAGGACATGCTCGACCTATTGGCCCTACGTGTCGCCCTGCACGTGTTCCGTCACCAGGTGGCGCGTGGGAGCCGCCG GTTTCATATGGGTGCATTTAGTTCGGGTGCAAACGTGACGTACGGCACAGACCAGCTGTTCTTCTACGAGTTCGCCATGGACCGGTGCGAGGCCTACGACGAGGCTTACCTACAGCAGCGCACGGTCAACGGGCTGCGCTCGCCTGCTCCGACGCTCGTCAATGGACCACTCAGGAACCTCCGGACCTTCGCGAGGGCTTTCAACTGCTCACGGGGTTCGCCAATGAGTCCCGAGCGCATATGCAAGCTTTAG